The Coregonus clupeaformis isolate EN_2021a chromosome 6, ASM2061545v1, whole genome shotgun sequence genome has a segment encoding these proteins:
- the LOC121567868 gene encoding serine/threonine-protein kinase DCLK1 isoform X2, giving the protein MELEHFDEREKAQRNTRRGSRNNGLPSPTHSAHCSLYRTRTLQSLASEKKAKKVRFYRNGDRYFKGIVYAISQDRFRSIEALLADLTRSLSDNVNLPQGVRTIYSIDGTKRISGMEQLEEGESYVCGSIEPYKKLDYTKNVNPNWSVGVKTAAAASARGPPSLGSAKAGAPDTRESKDFIRPKLVTIVRSGVKPRKAVRILLNKKTAHSFVQVLSDITDAIKLDSGVVKRLYTLDGKLVTCLQDFFGDDDIFMACGPEKFRYQDDFLLDESECRVVKSTSYGRISSLQGRYSPRGGGSRRSSGSANGTAGSQLSTPHSGKSPSPSPTSPASLRRRRGSQHSGSSLSLASTKVCSSMDEGDGAGSEAELNLLSDECPSVPPSIAERYKVGRTLGDGTFAVVRECVERCTGREYALKIINKGKCRGKEHMIQNEVSILRRVKHPNIVLLIEEMDTYSELYLVMELVKGGDLFDAITSSNKYTERDASGMLYNLASAIKYLHSLNIVHRDIKPENLLVYEHQDGSKSLKLGDFGLASLVDGLLYLVCGTPTYVAPEIIAETGYGLKVDIWAAGVITYILLCGFPPFNGEDQEILLDQILTGQLDFPSPSWDNVSVTAKELITGMLQVKVEQRYKALQVLDHPWVNDDGRLVNDQQLSVAGKIRKHFNTGPKACSTTAGVSVITTTPLDKERQDFRLRHQQDVRLKPRPRPQPTGFPTSASQSSTHSSNNPAPSPTDFTSESEDYSPSPSPTSPSSADTVRSPTSPF; this is encoded by the exons ATGGAGCTGGAGCACTTTGACGAGCGGGAGAAAGCCCAGAGAAACACCCGCAGAGGCTCCAGGAACAACGGGCTGCCGAGCCCCACGCACAGTGCCCACTGTAGTCTGTACAGGACCCGAACACTGCAGTCCCTGGCCTCGGAGAAGAAGGCCAAGAAGGTCCGCTTTTATCGCAACGGAGACCGCTACTTCAAAGGGATTGTCTACGCTATTTCCCAGGACAGGTTCCGGTCTATAGAAGCCCTGTTGGCCGATCTGACCCGCTCCCTGTCAGATAATGTGAACCTTCCCCAGGGGGTCCGGACCATCTACTCTATCGATGGGACCAAGAGAATATCCGGCATGGAGCAGCTGGAGGAAG GAGAGAGCTATGTGTGTGGCTCCATAGAGCCATACAAGAAGCTGGACTACACTAAGAATGTCAACCCCAACTGGTCAGTTGGAGTGAAGACAGCTGCGGCTGCCTCTGCGCGTGGCCCCCCCTCCCTGGGCAGTGCCAAGGCTGGGGCCCCAGACACCAGGGAGAGTAAGGACTTCATCCGGCCCAAACTGGTCACCATCGTCCGGAGCGGGGTGAAGCCTCGTAAGGCCGTCCGCATCCTCCTCAACAAGAAGACGGCCCACTCCTTCGTACAGGTCCTCTCTGACATCACAGACGCCATCAAGCTGGACTCTGGGGTCGTCAAGAGACTGTACACCTTGGACGGGAAACTG gtgACATGCCTTCAGGACTTCTTTGGTGACGATGACATCTTTATGGCCTGTGGTCCAGAGAAGTTTCGCTACCAAGATGACTTCCTCTTAGATGAGAGTG AGTGTAGGGTGGTGAAGTCGACGTCATATGGTCGGATCTCCTCTCTGCAGGGACGCTACTCACCCAGAGGAGGAGGCTCACGCCGAAGCTCAGGCTCAG CCAATGGGACGGCAGGCAGTCAGCTGTCGACTCCTCACTCAGGGAAGTCCCCCAGCCCTTCTCCTACCAGTCCTGCCAGCCTCCGACGACGCAGG gggTCCCAACACAGTGGCTCGTCCCTGTCTCTAGCCTCCACCAAGGTGTGTAGCTCCATGGATGAGGGAGACGGAGCAGGTAGTGAAG CGGAGCTGAACCTGCTGAGTGATGAatgtccctccgtccctccttcCATCGCTGAGAGGTACAAGGTGGGGAGGACTTTAGGTGATGGCACCTTTGCTGTGGTCAGAGAGTGTGTGGAGAGATGTACCGGCAGAGAATACGCCCTGAAGATCATCAACAAAGGCAAATGTAGGGGAAAG GAACACATGATCCAGAATGAGGTGTCCATCCTCCGTCGTGTCAAACACCCCAACATCGTCCTGCTGATCGAGGAAATGGACACCTACAGCGAGCTCTACCTGGTCATGGAGCTTGTCAAG GGGGGTGACCTGTTTGATGCCATCACCTCCTCTAataaatacacagagagagatgctAGTGGGATGCTTTATAACCTGGCCAGTGCCATCAAGTACCTGCACAGCCTCAACATCGTACACAGAGACATCAAACCTGAGAACCtgctg GTGTATGAGCATCAGGATGGTAGTAAGTCTCTGAAGTTGGGAGACTTTGGCTTGGCTAGCCTGGTGGATGGACTCCTCTACCTGGTCTGTGGCACCCCCACCTATGTAGCACCTGAGATCATCGCTGAGACAGG GTACGGGCTGAAGGTTGATATCTGGGCAGCTGGAGTGATCACATACATCCTGCTGTGTGGCTTTCCTCCCTTCAATGG TGAGGACCAGGAGATTCTTTTGGACCAGATTCTAACAGGACAACTAGACTTCCCTTCACCGTCCTGGGACAACGTGTCTGTCACTGCTAAG GAGCTGATCACTGGGATGCTGCAGGTGAAGGTGGAACAGAGATACAAAGCGCTGCAGGTTCTGGATCACCCCTGGGTCAAT GATGATGGGCGATTAGTGAACGACCAGCAGCTGTCTGTGGCTGGGAAGATTAGGAAACACTTCAACACTGGTCCTAAAGCCTGCAGCACCACCGCCGGAGTGTCTGTTATCACa accACCCCTCTTGATAAGGAGCGGCAGGATTTCAGACTAAGACACCAGCAGGATGTGAGGTTGAAGCCCCGCCCCCGCCCCCAACCAACTGGCTTCCCCACCAGCGCCAGCCAAAGCTCCACCCACAGCTCCAACAACCCTGCCCCCTCTCCCACTGACTTCACCTCAGAGTCAGAAGATTACTCCCCcagcccctcccccacctctcctagCTCCGCTGACACCGTCcgctcccccacctcccccttcTAG
- the LOC121567868 gene encoding serine/threonine-protein kinase DCLK1 isoform X1, translated as MELEHFDEREKAQRNTRRGSRNNGLPSPTHSAHCSLYRTRTLQSLASEKKAKKVRFYRNGDRYFKGIVYAISQDRFRSIEALLADLTRSLSDNVNLPQGVRTIYSIDGTKRISGMEQLEEGESYVCGSIEPYKKLDYTKNVNPNWSVGVKTAAAASARGPPSLGSAKAGAPDTRESKDFIRPKLVTIVRSGVKPRKAVRILLNKKTAHSFVQVLSDITDAIKLDSGVVKRLYTLDGKLVTCLQDFFGDDDIFMACGPEKFRYQDDFLLDESECRVVKSTSYGRISSLQGRYSPRGGGSRRSSGSANGTAGSQLSTPHSGKSPSPSPTSPASLRRRRGSQHSGSSLSLASTKVCSSMDEGDGAGSEAELNLLSDECPSVPPSIAERYKVGRTLGDGTFAVVRECVERCTGREYALKIINKGKCRGKEHMIQNEVSILRRVKHPNIVLLIEEMDTYSELYLVMELVKGGDLFDAITSSNKYTERDASGMLYNLASAIKYLHSLNIVHRDIKPENLLVYEHQDGSKSLKLGDFGLASLVDGLLYLVCGTPTYVAPEIIAETGYGLKVDIWAAGVITYILLCGFPPFNGSSEDQEILLDQILTGQLDFPSPSWDNVSVTAKELITGMLQVKVEQRYKALQVLDHPWVNDDGRLVNDQQLSVAGKIRKHFNTGPKACSTTAGVSVITTTPLDKERQDFRLRHQQDVRLKPRPRPQPTGFPTSASQSSTHSSNNPAPSPTDFTSESEDYSPSPSPTSPSSADTVRSPTSPF; from the exons ATGGAGCTGGAGCACTTTGACGAGCGGGAGAAAGCCCAGAGAAACACCCGCAGAGGCTCCAGGAACAACGGGCTGCCGAGCCCCACGCACAGTGCCCACTGTAGTCTGTACAGGACCCGAACACTGCAGTCCCTGGCCTCGGAGAAGAAGGCCAAGAAGGTCCGCTTTTATCGCAACGGAGACCGCTACTTCAAAGGGATTGTCTACGCTATTTCCCAGGACAGGTTCCGGTCTATAGAAGCCCTGTTGGCCGATCTGACCCGCTCCCTGTCAGATAATGTGAACCTTCCCCAGGGGGTCCGGACCATCTACTCTATCGATGGGACCAAGAGAATATCCGGCATGGAGCAGCTGGAGGAAG GAGAGAGCTATGTGTGTGGCTCCATAGAGCCATACAAGAAGCTGGACTACACTAAGAATGTCAACCCCAACTGGTCAGTTGGAGTGAAGACAGCTGCGGCTGCCTCTGCGCGTGGCCCCCCCTCCCTGGGCAGTGCCAAGGCTGGGGCCCCAGACACCAGGGAGAGTAAGGACTTCATCCGGCCCAAACTGGTCACCATCGTCCGGAGCGGGGTGAAGCCTCGTAAGGCCGTCCGCATCCTCCTCAACAAGAAGACGGCCCACTCCTTCGTACAGGTCCTCTCTGACATCACAGACGCCATCAAGCTGGACTCTGGGGTCGTCAAGAGACTGTACACCTTGGACGGGAAACTG gtgACATGCCTTCAGGACTTCTTTGGTGACGATGACATCTTTATGGCCTGTGGTCCAGAGAAGTTTCGCTACCAAGATGACTTCCTCTTAGATGAGAGTG AGTGTAGGGTGGTGAAGTCGACGTCATATGGTCGGATCTCCTCTCTGCAGGGACGCTACTCACCCAGAGGAGGAGGCTCACGCCGAAGCTCAGGCTCAG CCAATGGGACGGCAGGCAGTCAGCTGTCGACTCCTCACTCAGGGAAGTCCCCCAGCCCTTCTCCTACCAGTCCTGCCAGCCTCCGACGACGCAGG gggTCCCAACACAGTGGCTCGTCCCTGTCTCTAGCCTCCACCAAGGTGTGTAGCTCCATGGATGAGGGAGACGGAGCAGGTAGTGAAG CGGAGCTGAACCTGCTGAGTGATGAatgtccctccgtccctccttcCATCGCTGAGAGGTACAAGGTGGGGAGGACTTTAGGTGATGGCACCTTTGCTGTGGTCAGAGAGTGTGTGGAGAGATGTACCGGCAGAGAATACGCCCTGAAGATCATCAACAAAGGCAAATGTAGGGGAAAG GAACACATGATCCAGAATGAGGTGTCCATCCTCCGTCGTGTCAAACACCCCAACATCGTCCTGCTGATCGAGGAAATGGACACCTACAGCGAGCTCTACCTGGTCATGGAGCTTGTCAAG GGGGGTGACCTGTTTGATGCCATCACCTCCTCTAataaatacacagagagagatgctAGTGGGATGCTTTATAACCTGGCCAGTGCCATCAAGTACCTGCACAGCCTCAACATCGTACACAGAGACATCAAACCTGAGAACCtgctg GTGTATGAGCATCAGGATGGTAGTAAGTCTCTGAAGTTGGGAGACTTTGGCTTGGCTAGCCTGGTGGATGGACTCCTCTACCTGGTCTGTGGCACCCCCACCTATGTAGCACCTGAGATCATCGCTGAGACAGG GTACGGGCTGAAGGTTGATATCTGGGCAGCTGGAGTGATCACATACATCCTGCTGTGTGGCTTTCCTCCCTTCAATGG GAGCAGTGAGGACCAGGAGATTCTTTTGGACCAGATTCTAACAGGACAACTAGACTTCCCTTCACCGTCCTGGGACAACGTGTCTGTCACTGCTAAG GAGCTGATCACTGGGATGCTGCAGGTGAAGGTGGAACAGAGATACAAAGCGCTGCAGGTTCTGGATCACCCCTGGGTCAAT GATGATGGGCGATTAGTGAACGACCAGCAGCTGTCTGTGGCTGGGAAGATTAGGAAACACTTCAACACTGGTCCTAAAGCCTGCAGCACCACCGCCGGAGTGTCTGTTATCACa accACCCCTCTTGATAAGGAGCGGCAGGATTTCAGACTAAGACACCAGCAGGATGTGAGGTTGAAGCCCCGCCCCCGCCCCCAACCAACTGGCTTCCCCACCAGCGCCAGCCAAAGCTCCACCCACAGCTCCAACAACCCTGCCCCCTCTCCCACTGACTTCACCTCAGAGTCAGAAGATTACTCCCCcagcccctcccccacctctcctagCTCCGCTGACACCGTCcgctcccccacctcccccttcTAG